Proteins encoded within one genomic window of Eleutherodactylus coqui strain aEleCoq1 chromosome 1, aEleCoq1.hap1, whole genome shotgun sequence:
- the MATN1 gene encoding cartilage matrix protein, with translation MKTSLCLLSTLLFFSCYSYVAVGAVPQQLRGPNCRTHPTDLVFIIDSSRSVRPSEFEQVKVFLSQVIEALDVGVNNTRVGVLNYASSVKNEFSLKTHKTKAALLQAVKKIQPLSTGTMTGLAIQYAINHAFTEGEGARLKSRGVKKVAIVVTDGRPQDGVKDISARARESGLELFAIGVGRADMTILRQIASEPLNEHVDYVESYSVIEKLTKKFQEAFCEMADLCSTGDHDCQQICVSTPGSYTCACRDGYTLNDDGKTCNACGASAFDLVFLIDGSKSVRPENFELVKQFINQIVESVDVGDNKAHVGLVQYSSAVRQEFPLGRFNNRKDIKTAVKKMSYMEKGTMTGQALKYLIDNTFTISNGGRPGVSKVGIVFTDGRSQDYINDAALKAKELGYKMYAVGVGNAVEDELRLIASEPVNEHYFYTADFKAMKEIGKKLQMKICVEENPCECEAIVKFQTKVGELIQALTKKIEAVSKRITALENKITV, from the exons CCTACTGACTTGGTGTTCATCATAGACAGTTCCCGTAGTGTAAGACCCTCTGAATTTGAACAGGTCAAGGTTTTCTTGTCTCAAGTCATCGAAGCTCTGGATGTTGGTGTAAATAACACAAGAGTGGGTGTTCTTAATTATGCCAGTTCTGTCAAAAATGAGTTCTCGCTCAAAACCCACAAGACTAAGGCTGCCCTACTCCAGGCAGTCAAAAAGATCCAGCCGCTGTCCACTGGAACAATGACAGGTCTTGCCATTCAATATGCCATCAACCACGCCTTCACTGAGGGAGAAGGAGCAAGGCTCAAATCTCGGGGTGTAAAGAAG GTAGCTATTGTAGTAACTGATGGTCGACCTCAGGATGGTGTAAAGGATATATCTGCTAGGGCACGAGAAAGTGGATTGGAGCTATTTGCCATTGGAGTGGGACGTGCTGATATGACCATCCTACGTCAGATTGCCAGCGAGCCCCTAAATGAACATGTGGACTATGTGGAGAGCTACAGTGTGATTGAGAAGCTTACCAAGAAATTCCAGGAAGCATTCTGTG AAATGGCTGATCTCTGCTCTACTGGAGATCATGACTGTCAGCAAATTTGTGTTAGCACCCCTGGGTCCTACACCTGTGCCTGCAGGGATGGATACACATTAAATGATGATGGAAAGACCTGCAATG CCTGTGGTGCTTCAGCTTTTGATCTGGTGTTTCTAATTGATGGTTCTAAGAGCGTTCGCCCAGAGAACTTTGAACTTGTCAAGCAATTTATCAATCAGATTGTGGAATCAGTGGATGTTGGTGACAACAAGGCACACGTTGGGCTAGTTCAGTACTCCAGTGCAGTAAGACAGGAGTTCCCCTTGGGCAGATTTAACAACAGGAAAGACATTAAGACCGCTGTAAAAAAGATGTCTTATATGGAGAAAGGAACCATGACTGGTCAAGCCCTCAAGTATCTCATTGACAACACTTTTACCATCTCCAATGGAGGAAGACCAGGTGTTTCAAAAGTTGGCATTGTCTTTACTGATGGCCGTTCCCAGGACTATATCAATGATGCTGCACTGAAGGCTAAGGAACTTG GTTATAAGATGTATGCAGTTGGCGTAGGCAATGCTGTGGAGGATGAACTACGGTTGATTGCCTCCGAACCAGTGAATGAGCATTATTTCTATACAGCTGATTTCAAGGCCATGAAAGAAATTGGCAAGAAGCTTCAAATGAAGATCTGTGTTG AAGAAAATCCCTGCGAATGTGAGGCTATTGTGAAGTTCCAGACCAAGGTGGGAGAGCTCATCCAGGCATTAACAAAGAAAA TCGAAGCTGTGTCCAAGAGAATCACTGCCCTGGAGAACAAAATCACAGTTTGA